In Pseudochaenichthys georgianus chromosome 6, fPseGeo1.2, whole genome shotgun sequence, a single window of DNA contains:
- the cers3b gene encoding LOW QUALITY PROTEIN: ceramide synthase 2 (The sequence of the model RefSeq protein was modified relative to this genomic sequence to represent the inferred CDS: deleted 1 base in 1 codon) — MLHTVSEWLWWERMWLPEKVSWSDLEDSEGRVYAKASQLYAALPCALCLLLVRFLFERYLATPLADLWGVRDHVRLTAETNPVLEKHFCSQARVLSQADLRSLCKKTSWPERKVQVWFKRRRNQERPGLRKRFCEASWRCVFYLFAFVAGVLALYDKPWLYNLKEVWAGFPKQSMLPSQYYYYLLEMGFYLSLLLSLTFDVKRKDFKQQVTHHIATLTLLSFSWISNYIRIGTLVMACHDSADILLEGAKHRCQGVYAKGQRTANTMFVVFTALFTLTRLVIFPFWLIHCTWVYPLEEFAPFFGYYFFNVMLLVLQILHLYWAVAS, encoded by the exons ATGTTGCATACAGTCAGTGAGTGGCTGTGGTGGGAGCGTATGTGGCTGCCAGAAAAAGTCTCCTGGTCGGATCTAGAGGACAGTGAAGGTCGTGTTTATGCTAAAGCCTCTCAGCTCTACGCTGCTCTGCCCTGCGCCCTCTGCCTGCTCCTCGTCAGATTCCTGTTTGAGAG GTACCTGGCCACACCGCTGGCTGATCTTTGGGGAGTCAGGGACCATGTTCGTCTCACAGCAGAGACAAACCCTGTCCTGGAGAAGCACTTCTGCAGCCAAGCACGGGTTCTTTCACAG GCTGACTTGAGGTCTCTTTGTAAGAAGACCAGCTGGCCAGAAAGGAAAGTTCAAGTTTGGTTCAAGAGGAGG AGGAACCAGGAGCGCCCAGGTCTTCGCAAGAGGTTCTGCGaggccag TTGGAgatgtgtgttttatttgtttgcatTTGTTGCAGGAGTGCTTGCTCTCTATGAT aaACCTTGGCTTTATAACCTGAAAGAGGTTTGGGCAGGCTTTCCTAAACAG TCCATGCTCCCATCTCAGTACT aTTATTACCTCTTGGAAATGGGCTTCTATCTTTCTCTGCTTCTTAGCCTCACATTTGATGTGAAACGGAAG gaCTTTAAACAGCAGGTGACTCATCACATAGCCACACTGACTCTTCTGAGTTTCTCCTGGATTTCAAACTACATCCGGATAGGAACTCTTGTGATGGCCTGTCATGACTCCGCTGACATACTGCTAGAG GGTGCCAAGCATAGGTGCCAAGGTGTTTATGCAAAGGGACAACGGACTGCTAACACCATGTTTGTGGTGTTCACAGCTCTCTTTACGCTGACAAGACTTGTCATTTTTCCTTTTTG GCTGATCCACTGTACATGGGTGTACCCACTGGAGGAGTTTGCTCCCTTCTTCGGCTATTACTTCTTCAATGTGATGTTATTGGTTCTTCAGATACTCCACCTTTACTGGGCTGTTGCTTCTTAA